One stretch of Arachis hypogaea cultivar Tifrunner chromosome 20, arahy.Tifrunner.gnm2.J5K5, whole genome shotgun sequence DNA includes these proteins:
- the LOC112784018 gene encoding amino acid transporter AVT6A-like: MVGGPTPNHVKKRSRKSNAIGANENEPLLPKSQENYNDDDDFKGSSFASATFNLSTTIIGAGIMALPATLKVLGMVPGLITIIFMAFLTDKSIEFMIRFSRAGGLTSYGDLMGDAFGRYGKAVLQISVIINNVGILIVYMIIIGDVLSGTSSSEDHHYGILEGWFGVHWWTGRTVVLIFTTLAIFLPLVSFKRIDSLSFTSALSIALAVVFLVVAVGIAIFKIISGGIGMPRLFPVINDLTDFFQLFTVTPILVTAYICHYNVHNIDNEMEDSSQMHGVVRTSLAMCCSVYLLTSFFGFLLFGESTLEDVLANFDTDLGIPFGPALNDAIRFSYAAHIMLVFPVVFYPLRINLDGLIFSSSSRPLLQDNLRFTSLTLSLILLIFLGATLIPSIWDAFQFTGATATVFVGFIFPAAVTLRDRYDIATKQDKILSVMMIILAVFSNVVAIYSDAIALVNKDKSKTSRE, from the exons ATGGTTGGAGGCCCAACACCTAACCATGTGaagaaaagatcaagaaagagCAATGCAATTGGTGCTAATGAGAATGAACCATTGTTACCAAAATCTCAAGAAAATTAtaacgatgatgatgattttAAAGGATCCTCATTCGCCAGTGCGACCTTCAATTTATCAACCACAATTATTGGTGCTGGGATCATGGCCTTGCCTGCAACCCTCAAAGTGTTGGGGATGGTCCCTGGCCTTATTACTATCATTTTCATGGCTTTCTTGACGGACAAGTCAATCGAATTCATGATCCGATTTTCACGCGCCGGCGGCCTTACTTCTTATGGTGATCTCATGGGGGATGCCTTTGGGAGATATGGAAAAGCTGTGCTTCAAATTAGTGTCATAATCAACAATGTTGGCATACTTATTGTTTACATGATTATTATTG GTGATGTGCTATCTGGAACATCTTCAAGTGAAGATCACCATTATGGAATACTTGAAGGATGGTTTGGTGTACATTGGTGGACAGGCCGTACAGTTGTTCTTATTTTTACTACACTTGCTATATTTCTTCCTTTGGTTAGCTTTAAGAGAATTG ATTCGTTGAGTTTTACATCGGCACTATCAATTGCACTAGCAGTTGTGTTTCTTGTAGTTGCTGTGGGAATAGCAATTTTCAAGATCATAAGTGGAGGCATTGGAATGCCAAGACTCTTTCCAGTTATTAATGATTTGACAGATTTCTTCCAACTCTTCACTGTAACTCCTATTCTTGTCACTGCCTATATATGTCACTACAACG TTCACAACATAGACAATGAAATGGAGGACTCCTCTCAAATGCATGGAGTTGTAAGGACATCCCTTGCAATGTGTTGTTCAGTGTACCTATTAACAAGCTTCTTTGGTTTCCTCCTATTTGGAGAATCAACTCTTGAAGATGTCTTAGCAAACTTTGACACTGATCTTGGAATCCCTTTCGGCCCTGCGCTTAACGACGCCATTCGATTTAGCTACGCCGCGCACATCATGCTTGTTTTTCCAGTTGTCTTCTATCCCCTGCGAATCAACTTAGATGGCCTCATCTTTTCGTCTTCTTCAAGGCCTTTGCTTCAAGATAACTTGAGATTCACGTCACTAACCTTATCTCTTATTCTTCTAATATTTCTTGGTGCAACCTTAATACCTAGCATTTGGGACGCTTTTCAGTTCACTGGAGCAACCGCCACCGTTTTTGTAGGGTTTATTTTCCCGGCTGCCGTCACTCTTAG GGATCGATACGACATTGCAACCAAACAAGACAAGATTCTTTCGGTTATGATGATCATATTGGCAGTATTCTCAAATGTTGTGGCTATATACAGTGATGCCATTGCCTTGGTGAATAAGGATAAAAGCAAAACTTCACGTGAATGA